TTGTTGTTGGATGAATTTGATGCCAGTTGATTGGTCTCGATGCAAGCTGAAAATATGCTATCGTACCTATCATAGGCACCTACTAGATGCAAACGAGTTGACTGAATTGCGATAAAGCATCACCGCGCAGTAACTTGCAGTTTTAGCAGCATTGTTCTCTCTAATTACCGCTCTATCCTTTCATGAAATAACCGAACATGCTCACGCAAGTAAAACAGCCTCAAGCGGACGACAGGCTTGATCCGTCCTCCCGTTTCAGGCCCATCGAGAAAATTGCAAACAAGTTGCCATATGCAGCGATATACTGAAATAGAGCCCACCAATTGGGTGGGTCTTCCCATCGTTCTATCTGGGGCGGGAAGGTCACCTAGCACTGGTAGCGGTACAGTAGCACGCAGCCCCAAAAAAGTTGTTGGggaagattttttttttctttgcaagAGAcaagtaaagaaaaaaaaggttgagCAAGGTCCCGTTTCGGCGAGCGGTGATTGGCTGCGGGGGATGGCGTGTCGCTCAACCCGGACAAGGGAAAGCCGCTACCAGGATTTTTTAGCCACTGACGGAGGGATTGGCGAGTTGTACCTGTACTAGGGGGGATTCAATATTGAGCATGTATACATGGATGACATTACAGTTGTTGACAATGGATGCTGACGATGGGATGAGAGAAAgattgagagagaaaaacaaatGTCAGGCCAGAATGAATTGCTCATCTGCTGATTGAAGAACTTTGGGGCGAACGATTCAGATTCAGACTCGCCTTGCAGTGTTTGTTGTGCAGCCTGTTGGGCGGCTTGTACAAGCAGCCATGGGCTGATGCGATGCGACTTTTCCCCCAACTGTTTCAACGACTCGCCTGCAGTAAGAGTACCAGACACTACAGTACCATCGTTGCAGCGAGAGCGGTAATCGTGCAGCGCCtgggtacctgtacctgtacctgtaccttgACCTAGACCTAGAACCTGGACCTGGAACCTGGACCTGGTCGCACTGCAGCCTGCAAGATGACCGTCCGTCTCTATTCCTCAACCAAGCTGAGCAAAGATCCAACAAACCGCGCTCGGCAGTCTATGCACGAGGCATACCGTAAGTGCTGCTCCGATGAGTACAGCCACCGGTAGCTGGTACACCGGTCGGCCCGCCATTGGCCGCAGTGGCGGCGCGTACAGCCTACCGCTGGGGATTGGCCTTTGACTCTTCGatccctctctttttttctcttcccacccacttcaacttctccacaggggcaaaaaaagacgaaCGACGACCAGCCAAATGGTCTCGCTCGGGGTTTCGTTTCTGCACGTCGTTTGTTAGtttctctgctcttctccgcctAGGATATCCGGGACTTTCAGGCTTGATCTGGGCTGATTCTGATTTGATCTCGGACGCCCCCCCATCCTTGTTGATCAAACGCCCCTCCTCGGAATCTGATATCAGAAGCGACAAGCTTCACTCATATCATCCATTTTTTGCTGCTCAcacacccccctccccctccgccCCTCTCGATAGCTCCCCTTGTCCTCCCTTCCTCCGAGACTCGACGCTTTTTAAAAcaaagcctcttctctctccttctgcTTCCCCGTCCTCCTCTCTTTGTGTCAACCTCcactcttcatcttcacattggtattcctcttcttcaacacgGAAGGGAACTCCAAAAGGACGTCGTTCAACATGTCCGAACCCACAGCCTCGGCCGCAAAGGTCCAGGCGGCAGCTTTCCCAGATGGCACAACCGACTATGTGCCTCTGCGGTCTAACGCCAAGTACGATCCCAAGAAGGTGCACATTTCCGACCTGCCCATGACCTGGGGCAACTGGTACAAGCACATCAACTGGCTCaacgccatcttcatcgtcttcatcccGCTGGCCGGTTTTGTCTCCTCCTACTGGGTGCCTCTGCACCTTtccaccgccatcttctctgtCATCTACTACTTTAACACTGGCCTGGGCATCACAGCTGGTAAGTAAAAGAACGGCTTTTCATGGATATCAATTCAAGCTCAGATTTACTTACATGAATTTCTCTTTCAAAACAGGCTACCACCGTCTCTGGGCTCACTCCTCATACAAGGCCACTCTCCCTCTGAGAATCTACCTCGCTGCCGTTGGAGCTGGTGCCGTCGAGGGCTCCATCCGCTGGTGGTCAAGAGGCCACCGCTCTCACCACCGATACACAGACACCGACAAGGACCCCTACTCCGTCCGCAAGGGTCTCCTGTACTCCCACATGGGCTGGATGCTGTTCAAGCAGAACCCCAAGCGCATCGGCCGCTGCGACATTAGCGACCTCAACGAGGACAGCATCGTTGTCTGGCAGCACCGCAACTACCTCAAGTGCGTCATCTTCATGGGCCTCGTCTTCCCCACCATGTTCTGTGGCCTCATGTTCGACGACTGGCTGGGTGGCTTCGTCTACGCCGGCATCCTGCGCATCTGCTTCGTCCAGCAGGCCACCTTCTGCGTCAACTCCCTGGCCCACTGGCTCGGCGACCAGCCCTTTGACGACCGCAACTCACCCCGTGACCACGTCATCACCGCGCTCGTCACCCTCGGCGAGGGTTACCACAACTTCCACCACGAGTTCCCGGCCGATTACCGAAACGCCATTGAGTGGTGGCAGTACGACCCTACCAAGTGGATGATTGTCTTCTGGAAGTGGACTGGCCTGGCCTACGACCTGAAGCAGTTCCGCGCCAACGAGATCGAAAAGGGCCGtgtccagcagctccagaagaagctcgacCAGAAGCGTGCCACCCTCGACTGGGGTACTccccttgagcagctcccCGTTGTCGACTGGGATGACTTCGTCGCCGACTCCAAGAACGGAAAGGCCCTCGTGGCCATTGCTGGTGTTATCCACGACGTCGGCAACTTCATCCGCGATCACCCCGGTGGCAAGGCCCTGATTTCCTCCGCCATCGGCAAGGACGCCAcggccatcttcaacggcGGTGTCTACAACCACTCCAACGCCGCCCACAACCTGCTGTCCACTATGCGTGTCGGTGTCCTCCGCGGCGGCTGCGAGGTCGAGATCTGGAAGCGTGCTCAGTTCGAGAACAAGGACGTCACCTACATCAACGACTCTGCCGGCCAGCGCATCGTCCGTGCTGGCTCCCAGGTCACCAAGGTCGCCCAGCCCGTTGCCAGCGCCGACGCTGCTTAAATAAGTGGTCGTCaggtttttcttttgttttctcacATTAAAGGAAAAGAATGGAGTTTTTCCAAgctgggaaaaaaaagctgtgtgaggagaaagaagcggTGTGTGGGGTAGATCGGGGAAAGCTCCCGAACTAATTAGCATGTGATGGTTGCATACCATCTAAGGCTTTTTGAACAAACCAGAAAACAAACTATCACGAATTGGCGTTTCAAAGGGGGGACATTTTTGtgtatttctttttaaaGGGGCCTGCTGAATAGGCCGGACATTAGGGGCGTTTGTATTTAAACagaatgaagagaaagaagggaaGGCTAGATTCAATTCCACTGAGCGATGGGGGATGTGGGAAAAAGACAACTCTCAATGATGATATATAcaattatatatacatgtttCGTCTTACTTGAACGATTTAAAGACCCTTGCGTGAAAGCCGTAGCTgataaaaacaaaacactGATGCCTGCATTCGCCGTAACAtttgaaaacaaaaactccGAGTCATCCCATTTCATCCGCAAAACCCTTATATACTCAATTCATACTCCCATCAAAAGTCATTTCGCCCACTCAAGGcgtcgccatcctcgtcttcatcatgacCAGCTCCGAGCTCTTGGCCCACTGCCCGTCCGGCGTCTGCCGATAGCACAGCAGCCGCCCGTCGTCGCCCGTGCTGCCCAATATCTggccgtcgtcgtcgaagcCCACGCGCCACACGGGCGTGCGGTGGCTGTCGAGCCGCGAGACCTCGCGCGCCACGTGCTTGATCTGGCCGGGTTGACCGGTCCACGCGCGCTCGGTGACGGCGCTCGATTTGGCGAGGCTGGCGCTGAGCGTGGAGGAcggctggtggtggtgctggaaGTTGTGGTTGTTTGTGCCTGTGCCGGAGCCGGGcgtgttgctgttgttgttgtcgtcctttgatgatgatgcatccTTGTGCGCGCGGCTGTCGGGCTTGAGGAGGTGGGCTGCGGACCACGACTTGCCGTCGTTATCAGAGTAGGGCGTATCGATGCGGAAGACGCGCGCGTAGCCATCCTGGCAGGCCGTTGCGATCATGTCGTAGCCCCTGATGTTGCCCGGCGCCCACGCCACGTCCCTGACGAGCCCCCTATGACCCTCAATCTCAACAGCCAAGTAAAACTCCTTCTGCAGCGTGTTGGCCCCGAAATTCGACGACGCAATCTCCCGCGTGCGGTACACTTTCACCGAGGTCATGcccgccaccaccagcccCAGCGAGTCCGACTGCACCCCCGCCCTGAGCGCCGCGTAGCACGGCTCCGGGTTCGGGTCGAAGCGCACCTTGAAGGCCACCTCGTCGCCGCGCCCGGGC
This genomic stretch from Trichoderma breve strain T069 chromosome 1, whole genome shotgun sequence harbors:
- a CDS encoding cytochrome b5-like heme/Steroid binding domain-containing protein gives rise to the protein MSEPTASAAKVQAAAFPDGTTDYVPLRSNAKYDPKKVHISDLPMTWGNWYKHINWLNAIFIVFIPLAGFVSSYWVPLHLSTAIFSVIYYFNTGLGITAGYHRLWAHSSYKATLPLRIYLAAVGAGAVEGSIRWWSRGHRSHHRYTDTDKDPYSVRKGLLYSHMGWMLFKQNPKRIGRCDISDLNEDSIVVWQHRNYLKCVIFMGLVFPTMFCGLMFDDWLGGFVYAGILRICFVQQATFCVNSLAHWLGDQPFDDRNSPRDHVITALVTLGEGYHNFHHEFPADYRNAIEWWQYDPTKWMIVFWKWTGLAYDLKQFRANEIEKGRVQQLQKKLDQKRATLDWGTPLEQLPVVDWDDFVADSKNGKALVAIAGVIHDVGNFIRDHPGGKALISSAIGKDATAIFNGGVYNHSNAAHNLLSTMRVGVLRGGCEVEIWKRAQFENKDVTYINDSAGQRIVRAGSQVTKVAQPVASADAA